In Malaclemys terrapin pileata isolate rMalTer1 chromosome 14, rMalTer1.hap1, whole genome shotgun sequence, the genomic stretch aggtgccccagcgggaatgaacagaacagggactcatccagtgatccatcccctgtcgcccattcccagcttctggcaaacagaggccagggacacctagcgcttaggtcaatgtagttagggcgACGTAGTTTCCCCAGCACCAGGCAGTCGGGCTCCTGGTGGGAGTGCCCCCATAATGCCCCTGTTCAGTCGGGAGCGCTCCGAGTGAGGATACACTCCACTGGCAGAGGGAGGGTAGGGTGGACATGAAAAAACACAGTCATTACTGCGGTGGCTGCAAGTCGACCCTAATGTAGGACGACTTAATAgtgtagcgtagacaaggcctacgTGAAcacagcacagacacacaggaaaagccGGGGCCGCATTCTATACTTACTGATGCAGCCGCTCTTTTGTTGTAGTCCCCAGACAGCCAGAACGGAGACTTAACGGCGGCGGAGCACGTAATAAACGCAGTCACGTACAGGACAGTCGCAGCCGCGTTGAATATCACTAACTAGGGAAAGAAAAGGCTGTTTTAGGACAAAGGGACCaatctctttccttttcttcctgtcACTTGTTTATCTGTCACTCTGATTTGCTCAGACctgtctgaaaaccaggcccctttcagATGTCTCAAATGGGGCACCCAAAATGActggtcccttttgaaaatgtaagccatatatacacatacacacaaaatatatTAATTCATCTGGCTCCACCCCTAGCAGTACCCCCTGGTAGAGAGGAGTTTAGCAAAGATCTCTGGGTTGGACAAACCCATTCTCGTGCAGACAGGCAAGACCTGGTTTTCCCACCGCTCTCTCCTATGAATTTGCAAATGGTACCAGAAATGCCCAGCGCAAGGAGCATTGTGTTATAGCCCAGTTGGCTGCCTGTGACTTAATTAACACCACTTAAAAGTGAGCACTGCTAACTGCTTCACTTCTGATGGCCATACCAAAAACCTCCTGCCCATGCTGCCATTCCTTTGAAAGGGTGAGGAAGAAGCATTCCGTTTTGGGTAGGCCCATAGAATATGCATTCGATGTTCTCCTGATGATCCAACTATCTGAAGTGTGCTGTTTTCTTTGAACAGTAGGTGTCAGGCTGGTTGTATGCACAACTCAGATTGCTGCAAATGCACCCAGCACTTGTGCTCACCCTGTTGATTTGCAACAGCAAAGAAAGCATGCACTacatcagcagttctcaaccaggggtccgaggccccctggggggccaagagcaggtttcagggggtccgccaagcagggccggcattagactcaccggggcccaaggcagaaagccgaagccatGCCACCCCGAGCGCCGCcacctgaagctgaagcctgagcagcttagcttcaTGGGGttccctgtggggtggggccctggcttttatatacagaaaaccagttgttgtgacCCAGGTGGGCCacggagtttttatagcatgttgggggggcgcctcagaaagaaaaaggttgagaacccctgcactaaatCATGCCGAAAGTGTTTGAAAAATCTGGTTGTAGGGTTAAAGTAATATTTATAATTGCGTCCGGACTTTTGCAGTGTGATCTGTGGAATCCCATAGACACATTGCAGCTTTGGGGGAGTTCTTAAAAACCCCATGACTCAGTGACACGGACAGAAGAAAACTAAACGGCTCGTGAAGAGAGATTTATGCATGAGGTTGGCAAACGTGACGAAGACATTGCATCACTGGTACTAACAGAACCACTCGGGAGTAAGTAGCGACTATGCAGGTAATTAACAGGACAGCATATCTTTCCCACTTCGCTTGTGGAATGGGTGTACTAAAATGGGGGGGTTGTTAAAGAGACGGAATTGTACTGGACATAAAACCCCCTGGCATTGCCCAGGGAAGCCGCCTGGCGTTCTGCAGAGAGGAGCACTCGCTCCATGCCTGATATGGGCCAGTCCAATTCACTCCTGGGCTTGGAGCTAAATGGCTCTGCAGTCCTTTTTTTACTATTGCGAGGACATGTTATTTTGCCTTTGTTAATtctggggcccgatcctgcattccttgcatcATCAACATTCCCACTCCAATTCCAGGGCATTTTCATTATGCCAAGAATGCAGAGGCGAGCTGTTAGTGGgttacttcctttgtttaaaaagccTGTCCAGACATATAAAAAGTGGAGTCAGGCCCCTCCTCTGTCAGAGCACCGTCTGTGCCTCCATGCTGGTCTCTACAGTGGTCTGGTTCCACTGGTATATTTGCCTTGATCGTGAACAGTCCATCAACTCCCACAACTAAGAGGGTTGCAACACTGAAAAAGAGTCAGGTCCCCTGCTCTTGTCTAGATTCCAGAGGTGCTGGGacatggggtgctggggggggctgctgcaccccctggcttgaaggagtctccatcatatgcagggtttacagtttgggtcaatgactctcagcaccccccctctacaaattgttccagtacgCCTACTAGATTCCTGACACGAAAGCTGGATGCAGTGTTGGTTGAAGATTAATCCCTAATAACCCACTGCCTGTTTGGGTCAAAATTCAAAGAACGACAGTAACGCTGGTGTAAACCCAGAATCATCCCATTAAAACCAGCTGAGTTATTTAATGTTTATTGAAGCATCACCAATCACAATGTGCCCTTTACTTTCCACTGTAAAAGGCTTTTTAGAAGCATAGTGAAATGTGTCTATTCCCTGCAAAACTTTATCCTTTCCTAGGCCTGGTTTAAAACTAGAAAATTTGCAGTGGTGTAATTCAGCTGCTATAGTTTCACCAGTACAAACCATTAATAAAGATGCATTTCTGTGAGTTTAGCTTAAGTTAAACTGCTACACATGTGACTTAAACCTTTGTAAGTGCAGCTCCATTAGAGGTGGGATTGGTGTGACTCAATTGATTAACTTGTGCAAGTTTTCTAATATACACAAGCCCCTGTTTGGTAACTTTGAGCTGTATCCCCCTCAGTGGTATACAGGGAAATAAAGCAGGTATGACTTCAGTGCAGTTGCACCTGATTTGTATTAATGGTATTACACAAGTGTGAAACTGGCACGGGAGAGGACAGTGAAGCCCATTGTGTTTTGAAGGAAGCTGAATTTAACATTAATTTCCATGCAAAAGTTAGAGTGCACGGAGGCCAGGTTTATACTCGGAATTTAAGTCAACCCAGTTATGTCGCTccggggtatgaaaaatccacatggtGAGCGATGGAGTTAAGCTGACCCTCAGGGTAGGCAGCCATAGGTTGACAGAAGaagtcttccatcaacctagctaccacctcttggggagctgGATTATTAATTACACAGATGGCAGAACTCCTCCCATCTCTATAGTGAAGGGCTAGAGTGGCACTTTTCATATGGCTTTTTAAAAGCAATGTCTCTGTAATTGATGGGTCGAGTTAAAATCAAATAACATGACAAGATACAGGTTTGTTGGATGCAGATTCTGTCGGAATcaatcttagggtacatctaatCGTCAGCCCCATGAAACCATTTAACGTGGAATGATTTCCCCTGTGAAATACACCATTTATCTGCAGCTACAGGGGCTTACCACAACAGGCCAGGGGATCATGTAGAGCTTCAGCTGAAGCTGTAGTAGATACATCACAAACAGAATGACTGTTACCAGCCAGAAAAAGATGGCTACAAACATCACCCAGCCATATGCGGGAATGGGTTGGTAAAATGTACTGGCAATGAGAGCCCACACCAGCAAGCCGAGCACCTGTGGAACAGAAAGGAAAAAGTGGTTAATAGGAAGGAAACAAATCTTTACAATTCTTCTTTcagggagatttgccattgatgtcaatgggagcaggatccggCCCTTAGTTAATGAGCTTTGTCATTCATTGTTTGCAAGTGCTTCCTGCTTAAGTTTTGTAGATATGTATCTGGAACGTCAAGTTTACACTTTCCCTGGCTTTGCTGGAAAACTCTTTTGAGACCTCAGATGTGGTTTATTTGTTGGGATGGGGATGTTGACTCTTTAACAAAGAGATCTTTTCTCCCAACTGTTTGTTTAAGCATTGGAGTTAAATGACGtgttaacaaaaaaacaaactagaCATATGGCTTTCAGCAGTCTGAACGTAGATCCCTTCCCCTCTCGATTAATCAGGTTTAACTGCTTGGTAACTGTGATATCATAATCCTGCAAGTTGTCCATAGAGTTTTGCAGGAAGACCTCAATATCTAATGTAAAAATCAAGCATGAAAGAAAACCTTATTCAAATATCACAATGAAGCTAAAATGGCACAAAACTCACAATTTATCCTCCTTTCCAGGTTACTGTTAACATTTCTTTCAGGGGGATGGAATCTGTGGTCAGTCCTGTGACTCGTTTTAGAGAGGATGGACTCTCCAGTGACGTGCATTGGGTTGATCTGACCCCGGGAAGGCAGGTGGCACAATCATTGTGTGAAATCAAGTCCTGCAGTGGGCAGGGCATTTTCCCACCGTCTCTTCCCCACTTGGCTTTCTCATCACTATTTATAAACAGTGACAGTGATTACTTTAAACTTGCGGGGGTTGGCTGGGTTCTTTAATGAAAGGAGTTCCCTCCACCCCTGTAGGGCTGGCCTCCTTGCTTTTTTTCCTGTCTATGACCTTGAGATTCCCTGGTGTGTGTTATTGATCAGTGTTACTCATCAGAATAATGACTAGTCATAACGGCTGATATTGACATAACACTTCATAGCCAGTGATCTCAACCTGCACTCACCAAGCTGGTCCCATGCAATCATGCCCCACCTGCTCTCATTTTCCCCTCTCAATCCCTCTACCCTTCCCCATCCTCTGTCCTGGCTCTTTTCCCCAGTCTCAGCTTCACCCCAGCCTGGAACAGTCCCTCTCCCCTTaacaactctctctctcctcctccaaatTCCTCCTTAACACCAGCTTCTTCTCCATCTCCTATCCTTCTTGTGTCTCAGCATGAGGAGtcttcacctcctccctctcctgtGCATGTGGCTTGTCTGACTTGGCTTGGCAGCTCCTTGGGGCAGTGGGTGTATCTTACAGGAACGCACCATGTAAACACAGGGTGCattggctctggggaggggaagggtgagcCTAAGGCACTGCAGGAATCCCCTCTGAAATGCCAGGAGGCAGGCAGGAGCTTGTCTGAGAGTCTTGCACAGTAAATGGTGTGGAGCTCGGTAAGAGGGAAAAGAGGCTCGGAAGATTATGAAAACACGGGCTGTATAAGGAAAGGGCCCTGTGGTGGGGTGAGCACCTCCCACTAGCTGTGCAAAGGCTgggtgggcccaatcagctaaATAGGCTGCAAACAGGGGAGCTTTAGACCAGAAGTAGTTGGTTGGAGAgaggctcacctgtgcaggaataGGCTGGGCCTATAAAGCCAGGTAACAGGCCCCAGACAGGGCCGCTGAGAAAGggcagttgctccctgggaaaagggagggtgtttgggggctgcagggagctagtctgcagctcctccctgggaggaggagctggtgcaCCCCAGAGAAGGGGAACCAGAGTGTAGGACGCAGCGCAGAGAAGGGGCcgtgagggcagagagaggaaagcccagaaccgctgagctgagggtccctggactggaacccggagAAGAGGGTGGACCCGGTTTCCCTTACCAGCTACCGAGAACATGGCCTAGACCGGAGGCAGcaaatgggaagactgcctaggactgctGATGGACTGTACCCCGGAAGGGGGGCAAactgagtgacctggctggagggctaagtcaTGGAGTGAGAGAGGAGCTACAGACCAGAGGGATGGCAGGCAAACCGCGGAAGGGGGTATCTACCTTGAGCTAATCCCctgagtgaccaggaggaggcgccagacCAGCAGTGAGTGGAGCAGGCCCTCAGACAAATCACTCTTTACATGGGCTTCCCCACACCCTGCCTCCCCACAGTAAGAGAGCAGGCCAGGATCATTCCCCTGGGGGCGGAGAGGGCTGAGACCTTACCTGTGCCAGGCAGTGATGTACTGCCTGAATCTGCATGGTTTATAAGCAAAGGGTGAACTGGCTTACATGTGTCTATGGCTGGGGCTACACCTGTCTAACTAGAACTGCTTTTCAAGTCCATTTAGctaaaaccagtgcaactttttcTGAGGCTGGCTCTGCTTGGGAATTGGCCTAAAACGAGGAAGGGGCCGGGCGATCTCCGCTCAGCCTTTATTCCCAGAGCGATGTCTCTGCCTAGACGCCGTGGCGAAAGGCGCATTAGAAATGCAGAAGAAGGGAAGGAATCGTGGGTCCTTGGCAgatagctgggggtggggtgaggggctgaGGGTGACGCTGGCTGAGAAAACACCCCTGTCTGTAGTTACGTCTTGGGAGAAACTGACTCTTTCCTTACCTAGTGATGCCGCAGCCCCATGGCAGGTGCCATTGGTGCAGCATCGCTGTGTTCATACAGCCAGGCCCTAGGGGTTTCCATCACACCATTGGGAACGTTGTGTTTGTCATTTTGTCTGTTCCTGCAGCCTTCGCTTATTGCAGCCTGGTTCCCTTCTAGATCTTTTCTCTCTTCAGGGTGGCTGCTTTCCCTTTGCCAGGGCCCCGACCCAAGGTCCCTACAGCTCCTTTGCCGCCCTTTGGTTGGGGGGGAAGCTGGAAAGATGTACCAGAATCAGGTTACAGACTCATTTGGAAGGGGGGATGAAAGGATGAGTCTGCCGGGGCCTTTGCAAACACATCTCTCAACCTCAAAGGTGCAACCCCATGGGGAAGGTTGGGGAGAGGGGTCATAGGAGGGACAAAAATGCATCTGTTGCAACCTGGCTGATGGAAAAATcctggggggggcaaagggggtgtTCTCTTAACCCCCAAATGCCTGGTGATTAATTACCATTAATAGTCACTCCAGGCCTCCGTGAAATATTAGAAATGAACAGCTAAAACTTTGTGTCACTGGGAGCTAAGCAATCGATTTGCCAGAAGTCCGAGGGCCTCCCCTCTCTTACTAATTTCAACAAGACACGGGTTTGGCCCAGTGTGCAGTTCAGGTGTCACCGGTTTAGCCCAAATAATGAACACCCGAGCGTCTGCCTAATGGAAATCACTGCTTGGCTGAGTGTGTCTGCACTCGACACCCTGCAGGGGCCATGTaattagagttgccaactttctaatcgcacaaaaccgaacaccctagcccagccccttccctgaggccctgccccttcgctgaggccacaccccctgctccgacccctccctgaggccctgccccccgctcactacattccccctccctcggtggctccctctcctccacccacactcactttcactgggcaggGACggcgggttggggtgtggaagaggggtgagggctctaactgggagtgtgggctctggggtggggtcagaaatgaggggttcagggtacgggaggatgctctgggctggggcaggggggtaagggctctggggtggggctggggatgagaggttcagggtgtgggagggggcactggggtagggggttggggtgtaggagggggtgagggctctggtgtggggctggggatgagggggctcagggttggggcttgAGGTGCAGGCTTACCTCCGGTGGCTCCCGGGTGCAGCGGGGGGGACAAGGCCGGCTTCCTGCCTGGCCTGACTCTGCGCTgtaccccggaagcggccagcagcaggtccagctcctaggccgAGGCGCAACAGGCAGCCCTGTGTGCTGCTCTCACCCACAgccaccgcccctgcagctccccttgaccgcggttccctgccaatgggagtgcagagccggtgctcagggcaggggcagagtgaccggacttttaatgccccagttggcagtgctgaccggagccgccagggtcccttcccAGTCGAGAACCAGACACCCAGTCACCCTACATGTAATATACACTGCAGGCTGCACTCGACCCAGACCTGCCTTGATGAGTAACCACAGCAGGAATGAACAATACATACAGCAAAGCCCACGACAATAAAACAGCCTGTTGGAAGCCAGAGGTGTAACAGAGGGGGGTCTGGAGAGTGTGCCCAGGATAGGGAGATAGTGTTGTGGCCTCAGGAGACTAGAGTTCttctcccatctctgccactgactcaatgGGACCCTAATAAGtcagtcacttcacttctctgtgcctcagtttcccccctgtaaaatggagctagtaGGGCTTGGCCACGCTGAGATCTCTGGGTGCCGAGTGCTCAGAATTGTTTTGATTTCATTACAGCCACGGGGGGAGAATGCCAAAGGCCCTGCCTTCCCACCCACTGAGCTTTTCTATCTCGGGGAAGGCagcagccctgctccagctgagCTCAGTGACAGGACACAGGGCAGAAGCTGGTTCCCCCGGCTCAGTTTTATTTAGGGCTTTATACACTAAACCATACTACACCTTGcaccatttttgtttaaatgacaCTCTTGAGACCTCAGTAAATATAGTCATGAAGCAATGAAAGGCAGGTAGAACACACAGGAGCTATAATACTCAGTCAAATATCAGTCATGCTCGTTACCCACTGAATAATAAAGCAAATAAAGGAGGAGGAACAGAAGGGGGGGAAACATAAGAGCTGGGTTGAAGAAGGGGTGAGTAAAACATACCCTGTAGAGGAGCAGCCCTCCATGCACAATTAAGAGCTCTTCATTAGCTTGTAACCTAGACACACCTGCCTGACCAGCTGTTTCACTGATCCAAGCTTTCATGCAAAATTTTGTATCTACTTTAAAGTGAGTTATGGTTGCAGTCGCTGTacttcctgggttctattcctggctctgccaccgaccTGCTGAGGGagcttgggtgagtcactttgcctctctgtgcctcggtttccccttccactttttttttatttagatggcaacctctttgggacagggaccgtcTCTTACGcatgtacagcgccttgcactaTTATTATGATCTGTATTACCACAGTGCCTAAGAGCCCTAATCCTGGCCCAAGAGCCCATTGTGCGAagggctgtacaaacagaacaaaaaccaaTGGCTTCTCTAGGCATTACCGTAACACAAATAATAGCTTCTACTTATCCACCTTTGCCATGCTTCGGCGAGCTCTCATTGACCTCCCTTGCGTACTCTACACAGCTGAGCGCTGCTGCCTGTTGGGCAGGGTGATGACAGTCTCCTAATTGGTTTATTGATCATGGCCTCTCTGTGCACGGCCTTCCTCGGAGAAGCTGTGAGTTTGTACTCACTCCCTCTGCTCTCAGCCCCAGGGCCGggtctaggcaccagcaaaggaagcacggtgcttggggcggcacatttccaggggcTGCAATCTGACCAAGCTTTTTTTTCCAgggcagttgcgctctcggagCTGTGCCACTTAGACGGGGCGAAGGCGCCGCGCCCATGGCCGCAGCGGGAAGGGGAAGTCCCAGCCCCGGGACGCTGAGCTGCCAGGGCCCAGCCGctacctggggaggagagggcgaGTCCTGCCGGGGAGCCGGGGCTGCGCCGCCTTGTGCCACCCCTTATATCGGGGACTCTCCGCGTggccgggtgggggaggggggaaagcccCTGCAGGTGCTGGGAGAAGGTGACATCGCTTCCAGCCCCACCtgagcttggggcggcaaaaaccctcgagccggccctgctcagccccctcTGTAGTGTGGGCAACCCCAGCTCTCAAGGATGAAAGGGAGTCCCTCTGGACATTTGCTTTCTGGCCTTACTGAGCAGCTCTGTCTAAATTGAAGTAGTAAGAGAATTGGagacctgattctcttctcttacaccagttttacaccattCAGCTTCAGCGGAATTACTCTCGGTTTACACCAGCGCGGGAGACAGGAGAATCAGGCTTTGTGTTGACAGAGGAAATTCTGGTTGATTTTTTTAACTCAATTTCTTAATTAAAACTCCACATTTGTAAAACCAAACGGGGTTGTGCCAGCCCAGTACTTGGCCAGGAGACCTCCTGGGGGATGCGGAGACCGTCCTAGAGATGGTACGTTTCCCTCTGACCAGGACTGAACCAATGCCCCAGCATGGGGCACGAGGGCACTGCTGCTGGCGTGCACTACCCACCGTGCTGGGGCACTGGTTCCGTACCAACCAGGCTTTAGGGGAAATGCCAAACCAAGGTTCTGGTTCTTCATTGAGCACAAGCAGCCCACAAGCTTTTTGCAAGAGGTGGGGGTGCCGATCATGTGCCCTAGCTACGTCACAGGGTGAGTAAATCAATGATGTTCCCTCTTTCTAAATTCCAACTCTCCCCTACTCCCGCTGTTTCACATAGAGATATTATTTAGCCCTTCTCCTTCCTTTAAACTTATAAAAGCCCATTGTCGCTGACTCAAAACAGCTGCTGTCTttccaccccagaagtagctgcatttcTTACTTGCGCCATCTGTAAAGCACGTGGGATTCCTTCAGGAAGATGGGCACTATAGAGATCGAAGGACTACGTTTGAAGGAAATGCTATTGATAAGCTAATTACCCAGTTCTGCTGGTGAGCTATTCTGCACCGCTGATGTCAATGGGGTGTGGCAGGTGGGAGACAAATCAGGCCCTATAGCTCCTTGCTGTGAGACCTGACAGATGAGCCCAAACCGCAGAGCTGAACTCTCCGAAACTTTAGGCTGGCTCTGGCCTTCCCTGGGCGGCTCGCTGTTCAGACATTGTGCCGAATAGTCCgcctaaattttccttttcaCAATTTCATCCCATCGCTCGCCCTCATTACAGCCCCAGGCATCTGCCTAAagaatccccccctccccacttcatcTGCATCTGGCCTGCGACTCTGTTACAATAGTGACATTTGCCACGCCCCAGTATCCGCCTCGTCACTGCGGGGGGTCTCAGTGCATCAGCCCCACCCTCAGCGATTTCTGTCCATATTGCCCTGCTGGGCTCTGGCCTGGGCACCGTCCAGACTGAGCAATATCCCACCCTCCACCTGGGGACCTGCAGCCTCTTCCCAGCTGTTGCCATGGTTATCCCTGCGCCAGCtcgctctgcccctcccccgccaggaAACACAAGCCCTCTCTGGGGACTCAGGTCCCATTgtctttccctgccccctccgccACACCTGGAGaaggagcagagctgcctgggagcacaCTGGCTGTTCCCTGCTCCTTTGTCCAAGGTGGCTCAGTCTCTGCAGCGTCTCCactgtgcccagggccggctctggcttttttgccaccccaggcaaaaaagcctcctgccgccccccttcccccccagcccggccgcgggccactctccctgaccggccagagcgcaggggggcGGCTCCggtctccccggcggccggagctggagcgccgcgccgcccccctccaggtgccgccccaagcacaagcttggtgggctggtgcctggagctgggccTGACTGTGCCTTCCTTCAGCTTTCTAAGGAGCGAGAGCTCCCAAAGCCCACCGCCTTACCGGAGAAGCTGTCTGCTTGCTGCTTATCCTCACACCCAGCTCCTACATACATGTCCACATACATGTGTGCATAAGTGCATGCAACAGGGAGGCATTCCTACATATATATATGTTCACATGCATCCACACCCACTCGCAGCTCGGCAGGTGCTGGAGCTATTTTTGAGGGCAGAGGACCCAAAAACCTGCggctggggtagggtgaccagacagcaagtgtgaaaacccgggacagagggtggggggtaataggcgcctatataagaaaaagtcccaaatgtcaggactgtccctataaaatcgggacattggGTCACCCTAGGTTGGGGAGCAGTAAAGTAGCGGGGccctcttttctcctccccctcctccttgcagGCGGCTCTCAGGGAGATGTCGCGTAGCAGAGACCaggaggtggtgggagggaagaagggacaagcagcttctcctcccttccagcAGCTAGAGGTGGGAGCGGAGCATCCCGTTTATCTGACCCCTGCGAGCCAGAGGCTAATCCTGTAACTGGTGCCGCAGAGCAAAGCGGGGGAATTTCCAGCCCGGCCCCTGCTCTCCGCTCCAGGCGGCGGTTGGGCCATTGGACGTCCAACCTGGCCCCTGGCCTCGCTGGTGGCAGctatggttgccaaccctccaggattgtccttgAGCCTCCAGGATTGCCCGGGaggctccaggaattaaagattcattTTGAAGATCacatcatgtgatgaaacctccaggaatacatccaacccaaACTGGCAACCCTCAGTGCAGCACGTGTCCCCTCTCATTATCTTCTATTACTGGCTGTGGCCCACTGGCAAACTTGTCAGGGCAGCCGATTCGTCTCCTCTGCCTCAGAGGCGGGTGGTGATGCCAGCTGAACGTCCTCCTCTCGGGGAACCCCCAGGGAGTGCTGCACGCCCAGGCTGCCCCTCCGAGGAGCAATGTTCCTTAGCCCCCCATGGGACCTCAGCAACAAACCCCACTGCACGTGGGGATGGGCTCCCTGCGTGGCCTGCTGCCTTATTGGACTCGCAGCCCCAGCCACCGCAGCACGCTTTCCTCTCCTTTGGTACCCCGGACGCTCAGGAGCCGTGCGAGTCCCGTCTGCCAGACAGTTACCAGAGAACAAATGCATCTTGTGAGCGCCCTGGTCTGGAAGGGCCCTGAGCGCTGCAGGCCAGCAGCAACAAAGCTTAGCTGGGAGGTGTTTATAGACAAACGTCCGGGGAGTTTGTTCCGGATGATTtaataaccccccctcccccgcccaggctCAGTGCTTAAAGGCACAGtttcccatcccccccacacccctttgcCAATACCAGGGtttgtttcccccctcccctcccggtcAGAAAATAATGGATTAACTCTTCTTCCCACT encodes the following:
- the PLLP gene encoding plasmolipin yields the protein MAEFPAKVRTQTSTPAGAHGPLPALRSLALDLGFLRSFLGLLMIVELVLGLLVWALIASTFYQPIPAYGWVMFVAIFFWLVTVILFVMYLLQLQLKLYMIPWPVVLVIFNAAATVLYVTAFITCSAAVKSPFWLSGDYNKRAAASFFACVVMIAYGASTFFSFQAWKGFGSNAATSQVPN